ATAGGAATTTGTCCTACAATTTTCCGTCCATCCTGGAGGCGAGCCACGATATGATGCATAGGCATCTGACCGAGTAATTCTTTTGGAATCGTCTCTTCTCTGCTGGTGGACTTCCTTTCCGCCATAGCGCCAGTGAAGTTATTATGAGGCAAAGTTGTCTCGGCGCCGGTCGTATAAGTCACCTGATTTGAGCTTATAGAGCTTTTGCCAAAGTTATCGATGATAATTGTTTGGGTTGGGTTGTCGTTTACCCGAAGACTTATGTAGTTGTTACATAGACCGGTGATGCGATTCGCTGTTTCCTGGTCGGCAGCTGAAACAAAATCTGAGATTGTCTGAGTACAAACAAATAGAGCAATTTTTGCGGCTCGGCCCTGGGCGAGCAAACTGATCATTGCATTGTTGATAGCGGCATGGGCTTCGTCGATAAAGATACTGATTCGGGAATGCTGTGACATGTCACCGTCCCCCGTGTTGTATCTGCGGCCAGCACAAGCAGTCAGATCAGAAGTAATGAGCTGGGAAACAGCTTTTGCTGTATCTGGATTCGATAAGCCATCCAGAGAAATATATAAAACCCCTCCAGTGGTAAACATACCCTCACTGTTTATAACGTCTCTGTTACTGGCGGGGTATTCAGAGGGCGATAACAACTCATCAAGTGGGCTTTCGGTCAATTTAGCGAACAATGGCATTAATGACGCAGTCATTTTCGCCATATGCTCAGGTTCGCTGGTTGAATAACGAATAAGCTCACTGACTACGTCGATGCCATGGACTTTTTCAGACCCTTCATAATTCATAAAGTGGGCGATGTACCACTCATATAAACGCTTGAAGCGTTCTTTAAACGCGTCAGTACTTGAATAACGTACGATATCGACCCATTTGTCCTGACCGTAGTGTGCTGCATACATGCATTCCATCGCCTGTATAGCCAGGTTCTGAAGGGATTGAGGGCTCTGCATGTTTTTATAAATACTTTTTATTGAGGGTTTTTTGTTAGTTAAGCGGATTCCAGCGATAATTGATGAAACGAGAGATTCAGCAAACCGTACAAACGGGTTCTCTTCTCCAGGCACAATAATTAAGCTTAAAATTCGTGTCGTCAGGTCCGAAACGTTGACAAAACTGTTGCACACATCAATTGCACAAGAGGTTGATGGTTGGCCCGGGTGAAACTGGAAAAATGGCTTCCCCAGTTCCTTACATTCCAGCTCGAGTGCCTGCCGCCAGTCAGCATCGTTCTTGGGGTCAATAACAACAATCACATGACCAAGATGGAGCATTGACGAACTGAGCAACCTCAACAGAATGGTTTTACCTGTCCCAACGTTGCCGGTAATCAAGGTATGCCCATACCAGTTGTCTTCAGTCACGAATAAAGGTAGACGATCATCGACAGCAAATATGGCATTGTCGCCACCCATCTTCCTTGCCAGTGAGTCAAAATGCCGGGTAATCGGGTTCAAAACGAAAGGTAATTTTATTTCCCGTTTGTCGCTTGAAAGGTTGATGATTTGATAAACCCTGTCCCCATGCTCTGACCCCCATTCATAACCATCACATAGATAGGTCATTCTTGTAGGAAGCGATTTGTTTTCCTTGTGTGCGACTTCCTGAGCGATGCGAAAGTCTCTGTCATTAGAGAAAACGTCACTGTTGTTGATAGAGCGGAGATCATTGAGGGAGATAAATAAAAATTTTCTCTTAAACACGCGCCAGTGGGCATGGAAATACGGGGCCGCAGTCCAGACTCTGTAAATACACAGAAGGAAAAGCAACAGTGCTGAGTATTTCACGACCGGAGCCATTTGCGTACCATCTGCCTCATAGCCGACATACACCATGAATATGGGAGCGATAAACAAAACAATGGCACTTCGGTATTCCAGTAATGGACGATACAGATTTTCCTGAGCATGCAGATTGGTTCTTTTTGGGAGTGCCATTTATAGCTCCTGACTTTTCTCGATTTCGCTAATAATGTGTTCAAAGTGAAGGTCCGAGCGTTCCCCGGCCACAATTAATTCGGCAATGTTTATCTTGCTGCAAATCATAGTGACGGTTTTCTTTACCTTAACTTTGCAGGTTGGAAATTTGTTGAGGAGTTCAATGAGGGCTTTGTTATCGATTCGTCTGGTCCCAACATAAAGAGCACCTCCAAAAACGATAAGGGAGTGATAACTCACCACTGACTGTTTGGTCTGCTTCTTCGACGTGACTAGTGCCATAAACTCACCAGCAAGGTTTTCATAGTCCACTTCAAGGGGGGTTGAGTCAGACGTTATTTCGACCTGAACAGTGGAGGTTACATTCTGGGTAATGGGCTTATCAGTGGAATTCAGCGTCTTGCCACTATTTTTCTGCGTGTCGGGGGACGCTGCCTGCTCAGTTTGGTCTGGGTTCTTAGCCTGTTGCAATTGACCTGAATTTGTCACCAGCTCAGAGCTGCCTTTTCCCTGTTCTGTGAAGCCGAAAAGCGAATTTGATTCGGAGATCCGAGAAAAGATGCTGGTTAACTGCGGTTGGACTTGCAGTTTTTTAATCGGGGCGGTGACAACAGGCTCAACGGTCTGTGGTAGAGCTGGTGGTGTGAGTGTCTTATCTGGGGCAACTTGTTCGAGAACAATGACATCCTCGCCCTGATGCACATGCGAGTCCTCAATATCAGTTTCAGAATATGAGTTCACAACCTGTTCTATGCTGGTATTTATGGCATCTACGGAGTCATCATGTGGCGTTTGATGCAGCTCAGACAAGACTGATTGCTCCAGCTCCATGTACACATCATCTAAACATGACTCAAGATTCAGGCTTTCGTCCCAAAGATCCGGACCTTCAGATAAATAGGCTGGCGGTGAATCGTCATCCATCCCCGGATAATTTTCCGGAGGAAGTGGTAGAGGCTGATGGTCCGTTAAGTTTGGTTCTTCAGCCTCTTCATGACGTTCACTTAGTTCTACGGTCTGATAGAGGCCGGAATCAAGGAGAGACTTCAGTTTAGTGGTCCTGAGGTTTCGTCCACTCATCTGATATCCAGCAAAACTATCACCCAGCGCAATAATTGCGATATTGTTCTCGTCCCTGATGACCCACTGCCCATCAAACGAACCTTCCCGGAAGGTCTGCTGGAACAGCCCGGACTCGGCTAGATGGCTCTCTTCAGTTCCCGGGGCAAGTAAGATGATTTCACTTACGACTGCATATGGCACACCGTCCACCAGGCAGATGGCTGATTCGGGTATTTTGGTGGTAGTAAACAATTCTGTCAGAGCGTCAATTACGGACGTTTGCTGGACTAGTGCTTCATCTGGTTTAACTTGTGAATCATCAGTAATGTCCGGATACGGGGTTTTCTCTTCGTTATCCTCACGGGGTTGATCCACAGCAACTGAAGAGTCAGTGTTTGATTCTGCTGAATCCGATTTAACATTAACTGTCTCTGGTGAGATAACTTTTACAGAATCCGCTTTCTTTTGTGCAGCAGTTTCAAAACTGTCATTTACCGTAATGACCTCTTTGCGTCCAGGCATTGGGCGCAAGAATTCGGATACATTACGGAATTCATCAATAAGAATAAGGTCCCTGTTCTCATTAACCGAAAACAACCCCGGCACTGAGTCAGGAATAAAATAGGAGTCGAAAATTAGCCCAATCCATTTTACCTTTAATAGATTATAGAAGGGGACTTCGGCAATACCCGTGGCAAACATTTGTTGGACATCACTCTCCGTGTACTTTCCTGGCATAAAGTAATGAACAATTCGGGTGTCACTGTACGGTTCGATATAGCCGCGACGAATTAAAGCTTCAGTTAATGCCAGTCGTCCAACTTCGTCCTGCGGGAAGTTAAATTTGATTTCCTGAAACTCTTTAAGAATAAAATCAAGGAATGTTTGTTCGTTGAAGTAGACCTCACCATTGACGATGATGATGTGCATTGATTTTGACTGATAGTCGTTAATACCCAAATCTTTAAATTTATGTTTAACAGCGCTCATCGCTCGAGTAGCAGCATCAGTTGAGCGCAGACCAATAATCGGGTCGCGTATAACATTAAGGTCAGTCCCGGTGGAGTAATAATCCGCTCTTCTCACACATCGGGACAAAAAGTCATTAGCATTATTATATGAATTTAATGATGAGAGCATTCTGTCATAAATACGTTCTCTTGAGACTACTCCAAGAAAACGTAGGCAGGTGGGATTCAGTATTCTTTCAAGGAATACACTGGACCAGATATTGTGTTGATTAACCCTACGGACTCGCCAGTGAATTTCGTAGCTTTTAACGTTCTCGCTATTGCACCAGTCCAGTAAACTTTGTGCGGTTGGATTCCATGTGGTTGTCTTTAATGTGTCACTGCTCACTACATCAACATCATAAATTTTGCCTGCATCATGAACAAGGCCACATATAAATGCGGCATACAGGTATGCCTTTTTACGCTGAACCTCCTCATCCTGGTATCCAATGGGTGCCAGCTCTGAATCATAAGCCTGGATTAAAGATAAAAGGCCCACATCCAGACTGTGGGAGAAAAGCCCCCCAATACCATTGTGGTGATGATTCTCGGACGCAGGAAGTAAATGAACCCAGCGAATAAATTCGATCAGTGGTTTTGTAATGAGATTTGTAAAAGTAAATGCATCATCGCTGATGTCGTTATCGTCGATAGCAATACGCATAGAAATTTTTTTAAGTTTGTCGACATGCAATGACAAAATTGATTGCTCATTGAAGACAGTAATACCGCGAGGTTTAGACGGATATTCGACGAATTTTAAAACCTCTTCATTGGGGCATTTTGGGATCTTGTATTTCTCCGTGCCGTTTACATGAGAATAGGGCGACAAAGTGTCTTCGTTACCAGGACCGAAATTAGTAAATCTTCATCATACTCATCCAAAGACTTGTTGTTACGGACAAGCCCAATGGTCCAGTTCAAAAAACCTCTGAAGCCCATGTTAATTTATCCTTACTGATTAATTTCGTTTTCGATGTACTGCTGGACGCTTTTATACTTTTGTAGCTTCTCAATAAACTCGTCCGGTGAGTACTTACCTTCAACTCGATTTTTAACTCGAAGCGTCTTATTAATACGATCTATGGTGATAGTGATGCTTGTTAAAATATTATTAGTCATCATCTGGTATTGAGAGTGACTCACCAAACCGTAAAGGTTTTTTCTGTAGAGTTCGCCAACAGCGGTGTTCATATCAAAGATATAACGAATAAACTTCATCGTGTTGAGGTGATTGCAATTCAATGTGAATGAATCAAATGAAAACGGGGTGAACCGTACGGATTTGAAAAACGGGTCATTAGGGTCTTCAACCAACTCTTCAATATACTTGAGCAGTTCAATTCTAAGAACATTGTTTTCCTGATGCAGCGATTCAAACCAATCATCGATCATCTTGCTGAGCTCAGGAGTCCGGTTTGGTCTTACGGTGTGGGATAGGGTAGTAATTGCACGACTGACATTTTCGAGATCTTTAATGACCTGGTTTTCTTTCTTGCGCAGGTAATAGTTAAATTCAGGGGTGGTTGGAGTTAATAATAGAGTGACCATTCCCGGTGCATTACTTACATCGCGTGGAACTCTTTTTGTTGTAGCCGGTTTTTTTACTTGAACAGGATTTTTGGTACGTTCCAACTGTGATTGGTCAGTCATATACATTCCTTTTAGATTTATGCTTTATGAGTTTTACGGATTAAGCGGCCTACTTCAATGGATTGCTTATGTAGTAATTCCATCGTTTCTCTGAGAGGTTTAAGTTTTTCTTCAGCTTCAGAAATCATTTCCCATTCCCATTCCGCATGCTTTGGAAAACAAGAAACTCCATAATCACCGTTTTTCAGTGGCTTTACCCTTGCTGACATATGAAGAGTTGGGCGATTCTTCGCTGTTGGGCTGTAATTATTCCATTCGACAGTGTGTTTATTACCGCTCCCTATAATCGCTATCTTTGGTGCATAACTCCCAAGTACTTTCCATTTCTGGGTTTCTCCATGAGATGACCGTATTTCCTTTTTGTTACGGACCGTCCAGTCTGACCAATATTTGGTGCAGATCTCATTGGCCTGATCAACATAGACTTTGATCGCATCTGTCTGTGATTGCTGTAATTCAGTCAACACGTCTATTGATGTTTTCAGATTCATATCTCTCCCTCCCTCCAATGAACGTAACTGTACACGACCAACTCTCAGGTCAGATTTGGATAGAGGGGGGAAATTTGCGAATACCCTGGGCCGTTACAAATGTTCTGCACGTCTCATAGGCGGCGAGGGCGTCGTTTGGCACTCTGGTGCGTTACTGGGATGGCGGTGCGTTGAACTTTAGAGAGTCGCCATGAAAAAAAAGTAACTTTTTTTCCAAAGGTGCCGAAAACAGATTAATGAGATATATACCTGTCACACTTTTCTCGCGAAAGTGCCACAAGCCAGCCAATTACATGTGGCATTTTTGTTATAAAAGTGCCACAAGGACACTCATACCATGTGGCACTTTTATAGATTAAGTGCCACATGGTAAATTGCTTCAAATTTGATCAGTTAACACTGCCTGTGGCACTTTTAATTGAAAAGTGCCACAGGGTGCCGTATTAGCTTGTGGCACTTTTAAGGAAAAATGTGACATGCAGGCAAATTTCAATCATTAAGCAAATGTAAATTTTGTTTGCTTCTAGAAAAAAAGTGCTACATGATTTACAGTGTATTGTAAAAGTGCATCCCACTTTTTCGATGAAAGTGTTACATGATTAGTTCTCAGGAAATTACACAGCGTTTAGGCTTTCTACACTCAAACTAATACAAAAAAAGTTACTTTTCGGCTTTAGAACTCCTTCGGATCTGAGTTCCTTGTGCCCGATTCAAAAAAGTAATATGAGGGATGTTAAGTGTTCAATGAATCAGATCAGTATGTGAAGAATGCATTGATTCAAATTTTCCGCTCTGAAATTAATGTTATTCGATGCTACAGAGAGTTTATAAAAGCGCTCCCGCTTCACGGCTCCTCAATTTACCAGGCGGGAAGTAATCTTTTACTTAATCGTTTGCAACACGATAATTTCACACAGGCAATTGATGCTGCCTTTAGTGTCAGCAACCGGCCTGGCAGTTTATTAGTACCCCGCATTAAGGGGCGAGAGATTACATGGGCTCAGTTTATTGGGGCTCTTGTGAATGAAAATTCAAATTCCTTGCCTGATTATGATCCCGATTCAACTGATGAATCGATATATTATAAAGGCGAGAAAGTTACTTTTCTTAATGGCGAGATGGGTTCATTCGACCCAAACCAGGTGAAGAAGTACCGTACATTCATAATGAATGCGCAAAATGATTATTTGATGAATGTTAACTTTGCGGCAAGGCTGTTTCCTGAGTTCATCAGTATTTACTTCGGATTAAAGTCTGGAACTGTCAGCGACTTTCAAGATATTGGCGTTTCGTCACTTAGTTTACTTCAGGATTGTGTATTATTCCCTCGTGTAATTCATTTCAAATCGGAACCGTCAGAGGAGTCCCTGGCAACACCCGTTAAAGCTTCAGCATGGGCATATGAAGTGTTGGCTGATGTTAAACTTGGATATCTGAATGCAGATCTGATGGAACTACTTCGGTATGACAC
This genomic stretch from Buttiauxella agrestis harbors:
- the traD gene encoding conjugative transfer system coupling protein TraD (Members of this protein family are the putative conjugative coupling factor, TraD, as the term is used for the SXT and TOL plasmid systems.); protein product: MALPKRTNLHAQENLYRPLLEYRSAIVLFIAPIFMVYVGYEADGTQMAPVVKYSALLLFLLCIYRVWTAAPYFHAHWRVFKRKFLFISLNDLRSINNSDVFSNDRDFRIAQEVAHKENKSLPTRMTYLCDGYEWGSEHGDRVYQIINLSSDKREIKLPFVLNPITRHFDSLARKMGGDNAIFAVDDRLPLFVTEDNWYGHTLITGNVGTGKTILLRLLSSSMLHLGHVIVVIDPKNDADWRQALELECKELGKPFFQFHPGQPSTSCAIDVCNSFVNVSDLTTRILSLIIVPGEENPFVRFAESLVSSIIAGIRLTNKKPSIKSIYKNMQSPQSLQNLAIQAMECMYAAHYGQDKWVDIVRYSSTDAFKERFKRLYEWYIAHFMNYEGSEKVHGIDVVSELIRYSTSEPEHMAKMTASLMPLFAKLTESPLDELLSPSEYPASNRDVINSEGMFTTGGVLYISLDGLSNPDTAKAVSQLITSDLTACAGRRYNTGDGDMSQHSRISIFIDEAHAAINNAMISLLAQGRAAKIALFVCTQTISDFVSAADQETANRITGLCNNYISLRVNDNPTQTIIIDNFGKSSISSNQVTYTTGAETTLPHNNFTGAMAERKSTSREETIPKELLGQMPMHHIVARLQDGRKIVGQIPIAIPKNQMKRNTTLTDMIFTPVNKLTVRENINKIKIDKYIRTIQ
- the mobH gene encoding MobH family relaxase → MSPYSHVNGTEKYKIPKCPNEEVLKFVEYPSKPRGITVFNEQSILSLHVDKLKKISMRIAIDDNDISDDAFTFTNLITKPLIEFIRWVHLLPASENHHHNGIGGLFSHSLDVGLLSLIQAYDSELAPIGYQDEEVQRKKAYLYAAFICGLVHDAGKIYDVDVVSSDTLKTTTWNPTAQSLLDWCNSENVKSYEIHWRVRRVNQHNIWSSVFLERILNPTCLRFLGVVSRERIYDRMLSSLNSYNNANDFLSRCVRRADYYSTGTDLNVIRDPIIGLRSTDAATRAMSAVKHKFKDLGINDYQSKSMHIIIVNGEVYFNEQTFLDFILKEFQEIKFNFPQDEVGRLALTEALIRRGYIEPYSDTRIVHYFMPGKYTESDVQQMFATGIAEVPFYNLLKVKWIGLIFDSYFIPDSVPGLFSVNENRDLILIDEFRNVSEFLRPMPGRKEVITVNDSFETAAQKKADSVKVISPETVNVKSDSAESNTDSSVAVDQPREDNEEKTPYPDITDDSQVKPDEALVQQTSVIDALTELFTTTKIPESAICLVDGVPYAVVSEIILLAPGTEESHLAESGLFQQTFREGSFDGQWVIRDENNIAIIALGDSFAGYQMSGRNLRTTKLKSLLDSGLYQTVELSERHEEAEEPNLTDHQPLPLPPENYPGMDDDSPPAYLSEGPDLWDESLNLESCLDDVYMELEQSVLSELHQTPHDDSVDAINTSIEQVVNSYSETDIEDSHVHQGEDVIVLEQVAPDKTLTPPALPQTVEPVVTAPIKKLQVQPQLTSIFSRISESNSLFGFTEQGKGSSELVTNSGQLQQAKNPDQTEQAASPDTQKNSGKTLNSTDKPITQNVTSTVQVEITSDSTPLEVDYENLAGEFMALVTSKKQTKQSVVSYHSLIVFGGALYVGTRRIDNKALIELLNKFPTCKVKVKKTVTMICSKINIAELIVAGERSDLHFEHIISEIEKSQEL
- the mobI gene encoding conjugative transfer protein MobI(A/C), coding for MNLKTSIDVLTELQQSQTDAIKVYVDQANEICTKYWSDWTVRNKKEIRSSHGETQKWKVLGSYAPKIAIIGSGNKHTVEWNNYSPTAKNRPTLHMSARVKPLKNGDYGVSCFPKHAEWEWEMISEAEEKLKPLRETMELLHKQSIEVGRLIRKTHKA
- a CDS encoding trhR, translating into MFNESDQYVKNALIQIFRSEINVIRCYREFIKALPLHGSSIYQAGSNLLLNRLQHDNFTQAIDAAFSVSNRPGSLLVPRIKGREITWAQFIGALVNENSNSLPDYDPDSTDESIYYKGEKVTFLNGEMGSFDPNQVKKYRTFIMNAQNDYLMNVNFAARLFPEFISIYFGLKSGTVSDFQDIGVSSLSLLQDCVLFPRVIHFKSEPSEESLATPVKASAWAYEVLADVKLGYLNADLMELLRYDTRFANNRQDIFTLLCDSQSMRD